Proteins found in one Pyrus communis chromosome 15, drPyrComm1.1, whole genome shotgun sequence genomic segment:
- the LOC137716939 gene encoding uncharacterized protein: protein MDKSWLTIPRNFEAYTTGINLFLDQAVANGVGPDKFRCPCKRCCNRYTFVRNTIVEHLILYDMDKDYKNACWRHHGEQNIGEQNVGIGEEETGDEVIGMHDFLNDVFVQPLTEEGVGPSTEPPIGEGRPEEVQTFFKLLEEADQDLWPGCKEFKKLEAVVRLYQIKCLAGMPDEIFTTLLELIKRMLPEGDCLPESCYKAKKLINDLGLSYVKIDACPNDCMIYWKDISDLTVCSVCGKSKYKITNAEDSSRKKVAAKVMWYFPLKPRLQRFFMSKHMAEHMRWHATECPKDEFMRHPSDSPAWKHLDNLYPDFASEIRNVRLGLASDGFNPFGKMRNDHSTWPVVLSVYNLPPWMCMKQPNLLLSLLIPGPRSPGKEIDVYMRPLIDELNELWEVGIPTYDACSNQSFTMKAAVLWTISDFPAYGMLSGWSTHGYKACPHCMHDKESIYLPASRKICYMGHRRFLEDNHRFRRQTITFNGRREHRSAPRQWTGLQCLEELSTLRFTFGKPNKDASVGQRRRRASSNTSSNSQWKKKSIFYELPYWRHLLIRHNLDVMHIEKNICDSVVGTLLDIEKSKDGLAARADLEFLNIRHSQHPRREGNRTFRPPALFTLKREEKTAFCKVLSTIRVPDGYSSNLSRCVHVNERKIHGLKSHDCHVLMQQLLLLAIRPVLPKAVTMVLLELSAIFRQLCSKKESEEGFKQLNSRIALTLCQLEKIFPPAFFDIMVHLPVHLADEAALAGPVQYRWMYPIERYLQTLKRYVRNKGRPEGSIAEAYLVDECLSFCSMYLTDVESRRTRRGRNEDGIGRGVSGGLSIFDSKGCYMGSGENVELDLNVLDQCHRYILNNCDEVSPFRRQHEEFLKTKHRRERLTMRQIKELSKKEFPEWFKQHMNSRYDDNDTLISQDLHWLANYPSRVVSRYKSHIVHGFRFRIKSVDDKHKNQNCGVFVPANVPGAIGQVNCYGRVVDMFEVKYCGPTEAGDRGRAVMLFKCEWVNSESPRGMKTDQYGFTMVNFNQLGFKEDPFILASQALQAFYVEDTIEKDWHVVVRTQPRDLFDVLEDSDAIDDYATPNLDDRILDNENFHTRVGVEETPFLESLALPTGFVNHANTDEELTDDDRE from the exons ATGGACAAGAGTTGGTTGACAATACCCCGCAATTTTGAAGCGTatacaactggaattaatttgtttttggatcaaGCAGTTGCAAATGGTGTTGGTCCTGATAAGTTTAGATGTCCTTGCAAAAGATGTTGTAATCGATATACTTTTGTTAGGAACACCATTGTTGAACATCTCAtattgtatgatatggataaagattataaaaacgctTGTTGGCGACATCATGGCGAGCAAAACATTGGAGAGCAAAATGTGggaattggagaagaagaaacaggaGATGAGGTGATTGGCATGCATGATTTTCTTAATGATGTATTTGTCCAACCATTAACAGAAGAAGGTGTTGGGCCATCTACTGAACCCCCTATTGGGGAAGGGCGTCCAGAAGAGGTGCAGACTTTTTTTAAGTTGCTTGAAGAGGCAGATCAAGATTTGTGGCCAGGTTGTAAGGAGTTTAAGAAATTGGAAGCAGTTGTAAGATTGTATCAGATCAAGTGTTTAGCGGGAATGCCTGACGAGATCTTCACCACTTTACTGGagttaattaaaagaatgttgcCTGAAGGGGATTGTTTGCCTGAATCCTGTTATAAGGCCAAAAAACTTATAAATGACTTGGGGCTATCGTATGTGAAAATTGATGCATGTCCCAATGATTGCATGATCTATTGGAAAGATATTTCAGATTTGACCGTGTGCTCAGTTTGTGgtaaatcaaaatataaaattaccaATGCAGAGGATAGCTCGAGGAAAAAGGTCGCAGCTAAGGTTATgtggtattttcctttaaaaccacGATTGCAACGATTTTTTATGTCGAAGCATATGGCTGAACATATGAGATGGCATGCAACTGAATGTCCTAAGGATGAGTTTATGAGACATCCTTCAGATTCTCCCGCATGGAAGCATTTGGATAATTTATATCCGGATTTTGCGTCAGAAATTCGAAATGTCCGATTAGGGTTGGCCAGTGATGGATTTAATCCTTTTGGGAAAATGAGGAATGATCATAGCACATGGCCTGTGGTGCTTTCTGTTTATAATTTGCCACCTTGGATGTGCATGAAGCAACcaaatttgttattgtctttgtTAATACCAGGACCGCGCAGTCCTGGTAaagagattgatgtatacatgcGTCCATTGATTGACGAGCTGAATGAGTTGTGGGAGGTGGGCATTCCCACTTATGATGCGTGTTCCAACCAAAGTTTTACGATGAAGGCTGCCGTGTTATGGACTATAAGTGATTTTCCGGCTTATGGAATGTTGTCAGGATGGAGTACACATGGCTATAAAGCTTGTCCACATTGCATGCATGATAAAGAATCTATTTACTTGCCAGCGAGTCGCAAGATTTGTTATATGGGGCATCGACGTTTTCTTGAAGATAATCATAGGTTTCGAAGGCAAACCATCACTTTTAATGGTCGTCGAGAGCATCGTAGTGCACCAAGGCAGTGGACTGGTTTACAATGTCTCGAAGAACTTTCTACATTGAGATTTACTTTTGGAAAACCAAACAAAGATGCTTCAGTTGGCCAACGCAGAAGAAGAGCTTCGAGCAATACAAGTAGTAACAGTCAGTGGAAGAAGAAATCGATTTTTTATGAACTACCTTATTGGAGGCATCTGTTGATTAGACACaatcttgatgttatgcataTCGAGAAGAATATATGTGACAGTGTGGTGGGAACATTGCTAGATATAGAAAAGTCTAAAGATGGATTGGCGGCACGTGCAGATCTTGAATTCTTGAACATAAGACATAGTCAACACCCACGTAGAGAAGGAAATAGAACATTTCGACCTCCAGCATTGTTCAcattgaaaagagaagaaaaaactgcGTTTTGTAAAGTATTGTCTACTATTCGGGTCCCAGATGGATATTCATCAAATCTGTCGCGATGTGTGCACGTGAATGAACGAAAAATACATGGGTTGAAAAGTCATGATTGCCATGTTTTAATGCAGCAGTTACTCCTGCTTGCAATACGCCCGGTTTTGCCTAAAGCTGTTACTATGGTTTTATTAGAGTTGAGTGCAATTTTCAGACAGTTATGTAGTAAGAAGGAGTCTGAGGAAGGATTTAAGCAACTGAATTCAAGAATTGCCTTGACATTATGTCAACTTGAGAAAATATTCCCTCCTGCATTTTTTGATATAATGGTGCACCTCCCAGTTCACTTGGCAGATGAAGCAGCTCTTGCAGGGCCTGTTCAATAtagatggatgtatccaattgaacg GTATTTGCAAACATTGAAGCGCTATGTTCGTAATAAGGGTCGTCCTGAAGGTTCTATTGCTGAAGCATATTTGGTGGATGAGTGCTTGTCATTTTGTTCCATGTATCTTACAGACGTTGAGTCTCGTCGTACCCGTAGAGGCCGAAATGAAGATGGTATTGGACGTGGAGTATCTGGTGGGTTATCAATTTTTGACTCGAAAGGATGTTATATGGGTTCAGGGGAAAATGTGGAGCTCGATCTAAATGTTCTTGATCAGTGCCATAGATACATTCTAAATAATTGTGATGAAGTTAGCCCATTTAGAAG GCAACATGAAGAATTCTTGAAAACTAAACATCGTCGAGAAAGGTTAACTATGCGACAAATTAAGGAGCTAAGCAAGAAAGAATTTCCAGAATGGTTCAAGCAACAT ATGAATTCAAGATATGATGATAATGACACATTGATATCTCAAGACTTGCATTGGCTAGCTAATTATCCTAGTAGGGTTGTGAGTAGATACAAAAGTCACATTGTTCATGGATTTAGATTTCGTATAAAATCTGTGGATGATAAGCATAAGAATCAAAATTGTGGTGTCTTTGTACCTGCAAATGTTCCTGGAGCAATTGGGCAAGTAAATTGCTATGGCAGAGTTGTAGATATGTTCGAGGTCAAATATTGCGGTCCTACTGAAGCAGGAGATAGGGGTCGAGCTGTGATGTTATTTAAGTGCGAATGGGTTAATAGTGAAAGTCCACGAGGAATGAAGACTGATCAATATGGATTTACTATGGTGAATTTCAATCAATTGGGATTTAAAGAGGATCCTTTCATACTAGCATCACAAGCATTACAGGCATTTTACGTGGAGGACACGATTGAAAAAGATTGGCACGTAGTTGTTCGAACTCAGCCAAGAGATTTATTTGACGTATTAGAGGATAGTGATGCTATTGATGATTATGCCACGCCGAACTTGGATGATCGAATTCTTGATAATGAAAATTTCCATACAAGGGTTGGCGTGGAAGAGACTCCCTTTCTTGAATCATTAGCGTTGCCTACCGGGTTCGTTAATCATGCCAATACCGACGAAGAGCTAACAGATGATGACagggaataa
- the LOC137716727 gene encoding cysteine proteinase mucunain-like, whose protein sequence is MGPYRSSPAVAVLLLTIFTVSSALDMSIISYDNNLGDGKSTGSWRTDDEVMSMYEGWLAEHGKAYNALGEKERRFQIFKDNLRYIDEQNSKNLSYKLGLNRFADLSNEEYRNTYLGTKTRAQKKRLSNRNTKSDRYAPLVGDSLPDSIDWREEGAVNPVKDQGSCGSCWAFSTISAVEGINKLVTGDLISLSEQELVDCDTTYNEGCNGGLMDYAFEFIIKNGGIDSEEDYPYKGYDATCDPYRKNARVVSIDTYEDVPVNSEEALKKAVANQPIAVAIEGGGRDFQLYYSGVFTGRCGTDLDHGVTVVGYGTDKGLDYWIVRNSWGESWGEKGYIRMQRNLGNTANGICGIAMEPSYPIKNGQNPPNPGPSPPSPISVCDEYYSCPESNTCCCIYQIGNYCFTWGCCPLEGATCCDDHYSCCPSAYPVCDVNAGACLMSKGNPLGVKALKRTAAKPHWAVGGGKSSSA, encoded by the exons ATGGGGCCGTACCGATCGTCACCGGCCGTGGCGGTCCTCCTCCTCACGATCTTTACTGTCTCATCGGCCCTCGACATGTCCATCATCTCCTACGACAACAACCTCGGAGACGGCAAGTCCACGGGCAGCTGGAGGACTGACGATGAGGTGATGTCGATGTACGAGGGGTGGCTGGCGGAGCACGGCAAGGCATACAACGCCCTGGGAGAGAAGGAGCGGCGGTTCCAGATCTTTAAAGACAACCTCAGGTACATCGACGAACAGAACTCCAAGAACCTCAGCTACAAGCTGGGTCTGAACCGGTTCGCCGATCTGTCGAACGAGGAGTACCGGAACACTTACCTTGGCACCAAGACCCGCGCTCAGAAGAAGCGGCTCTCCAACAGGAATACCAAGAGTGACCGGTACGCGCCGCTTGTCGGCGATTCGTTGCCTGACTCCATTGATTGGAGGGAGGAGGGCGCAGTTAACCCAGTCAAAGACCAAGGCAGCTGCG GGAGTTGCTGGGCATTCTCAACTATCTCCGCCGTTGAAGGTATCAATAAGCTAGTGACCGGCGACCTTATCTCACTATCTGAGCAGGAGCTGGTAGACTGCGATACAACATACAATGAAGGATGCAATGGAGGTCTCATGGACTACGCCTTTGAGTTCATCATAAAAAATGGCGGAATTGACAGCGAAGAGGACTATCCTTACAAAGGATACGATGCCACGTGTGACCCCTACAGG AAAAATGCCAGGGTGGTTTCGATCGACACTTATGAAGATGTTCCTGTAAACAGTGAGGAAGCATTGAAAAAGGCTGTTGCCAATCAGCCAATCGCCGTTGCCATTGAAGGAGGTGGCAGAGACTTCCAGTTGTATTACTCC GGTGTATTTACAGGACGTTGTGGGACGGATTTGGACCATGGTGTGACAGTTGTTGGATACGGCACAGACAAGGGGCTCGATTACTGGATAGTGAGAAACTCATGGGGCGAAAGCTGGGGAGAGAAGGGATACATCAGGATGCAGCGTAATCTGGGCAACACCGCTAATGGGATATGTGGAATTGCCATGGAGCCTTCTTACCCGATAAAGAATGGCCAGAATCCCCCTAACCCCGGTCCTTCTCCTCCATCTCCGATATCAGTTTGTGACGAGTACTACTCTTGCCCTGAGAGCAACACGTGCTGCTGCATTTACCAGATTGGAAACTATTGCTTTACTTGGGGATGCTGTCCACTTGAAGGTGCCACCTGCTGTGATGACCATTACAGTTGCTGCCCAAGCGCATATCCTGTTTGCGATGTCAATGCCGGAGCTTGTTTGATG AGCAAGGGCAATCCTTTGGGAGTGAAGGCATTGAAGCGCACCGCCGCAAAACCCCACTGGGCTGTTGGTGGCGGAAAGAGCAGCAGTGCTTAA